The following proteins are co-located in the Vigna unguiculata cultivar IT97K-499-35 chromosome 9, ASM411807v1, whole genome shotgun sequence genome:
- the LOC114163603 gene encoding uncharacterized protein LOC114163603 translates to MEDFMRHKPSKFMGKSTLDEADAWLRECEKICRVIDCTDAQKLTFVSFQQLTQNTGGQACNSSCRPGARRFYSPTVTEEWRCRKYEGGLKHELRRFIVPLRIREFPVLVEQAKAIEQLEIGPNRGARPQKNTSDSRQQKKSYDRPQSSVKKLQCYNYGGEHLRRDCPKPSGSSSGGSSTGKCYVCDQTGHFARNCPNKKPTRGAPAKKPVRDQPRAPGRLFALTTTEAAKLGNLVQTTCLLFDHKVVVLYDSGATHSFVSNECVRRLGLVMRELACELIVVTPAP, encoded by the exons ATGGAGGACTTTATGAGGCATAAGCCCTCAAAATTCATGGGCAAATCCACTCTAGATGAGGCCGATGCTTGGCTCAGAGAGTGTGAGAAAATCTGCAGAGTGATCGATTGCACAGATGCTCAAAAGCTCACATTTGTCTCATTCCAGCAGTTGACGCAGAATACTGGTGGGCAGGCATGCAACAGCTCATGCAGACCCGGGGCGAGGAG GTTCTACTCGCCCACCGTCACCGAGGAGTGGAGATGCAGAAAATATGAGGGGGGGCTGAAACACGAGCTGCGCCGTTTCATTGTACCTCTCAGGATCAGGGAGTTTCCAGTCTTGGTGGAGCAGGCCAAGGCCATTGAGCAGCTGGAGATAGGGCCCAACAGAGGGGCTCGACCTCAGAAGAATACCTCTGATTCACGGCAGCAGAAAAAGTCGTATGATAGGCCACAGAGTTCGGTCAAGAAACTACAATGCTACAACTATGGTGGGGAGCATCTTAGGAGGGATTGTCCAAAACCCTCAGGCAGCTCTAGTGGTGGTAGTAGTACTGGCAAGTGCTACGTTTGTGACCAGACGGGCCATTTTGCACGTAACTGCCCGAATAAGAAACCAACTAGAGGTGCACCAGCGAAGAAACCAGTTAGGGATCAACCTAGAGCCCCAGGTCGTTTGTTCGCCTTGACGACTACCGAGGCAGCCAAGTTAGGTAACTTAGTACAGACTACTTGTTTGTTGTTTGATCACAAGGTTGTTGTGTTGTATGACTCAGGAGCTACCCATTCATTCGTATCtaatgaatgtgtgaggaggctcGGTCTAGTGATGCGAGAGCTGGCGTGCGAGTTAATAGTTGTGACACCAGCGCCGtga